In Phlebotomus papatasi isolate M1 chromosome 1, Ppap_2.1, whole genome shotgun sequence, the following proteins share a genomic window:
- the LOC129799444 gene encoding uncharacterized protein LOC129799444 isoform X2 has protein sequence MSMPSTSSVAGGPPDTNRQLFSVKQERHDEAEILELAAKMMESHKAQMTKAVQQQAMQQQMRSVNVINSTAGTSSSIVPTSTSATSSTATASNGASIANGKQPNGDTASSASPDGSGEKKACDEESQKGHFGWHTFNKSIYIPYILRSGEKYCAVRIVESKLLNKYLNYLHHDIYSCTCVRSYYITEAEGRLLNEINHKHSESHYGREMFTVKDLVVRLSDVSKFWTFLDVCYKKLLMGNNVQGQSEKCGFIRINKESVVPYTVRDGQKFVPLFYFEGETENLKLKADNLSGWDLSYLKFCCKVQGIRNELFASDKVAVISLTDIKSYFPPGTQFEDYWPNKVVDTQLLVQKSNTNSSVHWTRQPTAPPPKPSVSTQPKSVPARKQATSVSYGNTAMSPVNMQQRLAGQMGSTNTPVVSNVWSNLTSVPGLNLTPGQQEHVLRMAQAAQQAQTQRGYPTTRSQVQNIMQRQPYNVNFPPAAAAAAAMSAMSGLSSSSNQVPPPLIRGAQQAPTSHHM, from the exons ATGTCCATGCCGTCAACATCGTCTGTAGCAGGAGGTCCGCCAGATACCAACCGACAGCTTTTTAGCGTAAAGCAAGAGAGACACGACGAAGCGGAGATTTTAGAATTGGCTGCCAAAATGATGGAGAGTCACAAGGCACAAATGACAAAAGCGGTCCAACAGCAAGCAATGCAACAGCAAATGCGTTCTGTCAATGTGATCAATAGCACAG CCGGAACAAGTTCATCAATTGTTCCAACTAGTACATCGGCGACATCGTCAACGGCAACTGCATCGAATGGTGCTTCAATTGCAAATGGGAAACAGCCAAATGGTGATACAGCATCGTCTGCAAGTCCTGATGGAAGTGGTGAGAAGAAGGCATGTGATGAGGAGAGTCAGAAAGGTCACTTTGGATGGCATACTTTTAACAAATCCATCTATATACCATATATCCTGAGATCTGGAGAAAAGTACTGCGCTGTGCGTATCGTGGAGAGCAAACTTCTCAACAAGTACTTGAACTATCTGCACCATGATATATACAGCTGCACATGCGTTCGCAGTTATTACATTACTGAGGCTGAGGGTCGACTTCTAAATGAGATCAATCATAAGCATAGCGAATCCCACTATGGACGGGAAATGTTCACCGTAAAAGATTTGGTAGTTCGACTGTCAGATGTAAGCAAATTTTGGACATTCCTTGATGTCTGCTACAAAAAGCTTCTTATGGGAAATAATGTGCAAGGACAGTCAGAGAAATGTGGATTTATCAGGATTAACAAAGAATCCGTAGTTCCTTATACC GTTCGTGATGGACAAAAGTTTGTTCcattgttttattttgaagGTGAGACGGAAAATCTTAAGTTGAAAGCTGACAATTTGTCGGGCTGGGATCTCtcctatttgaaattttgctgtAAAGTTCAAGGCATTCGTAATGAATTATTTGCCAGTGACAAAGTCGCTGTGATCAGTTTAACTGACATCAAAAGTTACTTTCCCCCCGGCACACAGTTTGAGGATTATTGGCCAAATAAGGTGGTGGACACACAATTATTGGTGCAAAAGTCTAATACCAATAGTTCAGTACATTGGACCAGACAACCTACAGCGCCTCCACCAAAACCGTCCGTCAGTACTCAGCCGAAGTCTGTTCCAGCAAGAAAACAAGCAACATCTGTGTCCTATGGAAATACCGCCATGTCACCGGTCAACATGCAACAAAGACTGGCTGGCCAAATGGGAAGCACTAATACTCCAGTTGTATCTAATGTCTGGTCAAATTTGACGAGTGTCCCAGGTCTAAATCTCACACCTGGACAACAGGAACATGTTCTAAGGATGGCGCAAGCAGCTCAA CAAGCACAAACGCAAAGGGGATATCCAACTACAAGATCTCAGGTTCAAAATATTATGCAGCGGCAACCCTACAATGTGAACTTTCCACCAGCAGCAGCTGCAGCAGCAGCCATGTCAGCAATGAGTGGACTTTCATCCAGCTCAAATCAGGTGCCCCCACCTCTGATTAGAGGTGCGCAGCAAGCACCAACTAGTCATCATATGTAA
- the LOC129799445 gene encoding E3 ubiquitin-protein ligase ariadne-1, giving the protein MDSDEESFDNENVDSGNVSSGDDDFAMEVDMNSSKDRQSEQDEYPYEVLTTEEIVQHMVDCIRDVNTVVEIPGTTTRILLNHFKWDKEKLMERYYDGDQEKFFRDAHVINPFNKPNTINKPKVKRSGTEECEVCFSQFPPSMMTGLECGHRFCTTCWGEYLTTKIMEEGLGQSIACAAHGCDILVDDETVMRLVSDSRVKLKYQHLITNSFVECNRLLRWCPSADCTYAIKVNYVDPRPVCCKCKHIFCFECGENWHDPVQCRLLKKWIKKCDDDSETSNWIAANTKECPKCNVTIEKDGGCNHMICKNQNCKHDFCWVCLGSWEPHGSSWYNCNRYDEDEARAARDAQEKLRSSLARYLHYYNRYMNHMQSLKFENKLYASVKAKMEEMQQHNMSWIEVQFLKKAVDILCQCRQTLMYTYVFAYYLRKNNQSQIFEENQKDLETATEKLSEYLERDITSENLADIKQKVQDKYRYCEKRRKVLLDHVHEGYEKDWWDYTE; this is encoded by the exons ATGGACTCTGACGAAGAATCTTTCGACAATGAGAATGTTGATTCAGGAAATGTATCGAGTGGGGACGATGATTTTGCTATGGAAGTAGACATGAATAGCTCTAAGGATAGACAATCTGAGCAAGATGAATATCCATACGAAGTGCTAACAACTGAGGAAATAGTCCAGCACATGGTGGACTGCATTAGAGATGTTAATACAGTTGTAGAG ATTCCCGGAACGACGACTCGCATTCTTCTCAATCACTTTAAGTGGGACAAGGAAAAGCTGATGGAACGGTACTATGATGGCGACCAAGAGAAATTCTTCCGGGATGCTCATGTAATAAATCCATTCAACAAGCCCAACACAATCAACAAACCAAAGGTGAAGCGATCTGGAACTGAAGAATGCGAAGTGTGTTTCTCACAATTTCCTCCAAGT ATGATGACTGGCTTGGAGTGTGGGCATCGTTTCTGTACAACATGCTGGGGTGAATATCTTACTACGAAGATAATGGAGGAGGGATTAGGTCAGTCGATTGCCTGTGCAGCGCATGGTTGTGATATTTTGGTAGACGATGAAACTGTTATGAGACTTGTATCAGACTCACGTGTGAAACTCAAGTATCAACATTTAATCACAAATAGTTTTGTAGAG TGCAACCGTCTTCTTCGCTGGTGTCCATCTGCTGATTGCACCTATGCTATAAAAGTGAATTATGTTGATCCAAGACCAGTGTGTTGCAAGTGTAAGCATATATTTTGCTTTGAATGTGGAGAAAATTGGCATGATCCAGTTCAGTGTCGATTGCTGAAAAAATGGATTAAGAAATGTGATGATGATTCCGAGACATCTAATTGGATAGCGGCAAACACAAAAGAATGCCCAAAATGTAATGTGACCATTGAAAAGGATGGTGGATGCAATCACATGATATGCAAAAATCAGAATTGCAAGCACGATTTCTGCTGGGTGTGTTTAGGTTCATGGGAACCCCATGGGTCTTCATGGTATAACTGCAATAGATATGATGAGGACGAAGCGCGTGCGGCTCGCGATGCACAGGAAAAATTACGATCATCACTCGCTAGATATTTGCATTACTACAATCGCTACATGAACCATATGCAATCACTTAAATTCGAAAATAAACTCTATGCATCGGTCAAGGCGAAAATGGAGGAAATGCAGCAGCACAATATGTCATGGATCGag gttcaatttttgaagaaagcCGTGGATATTCTGTGTCAATGTCGACAAACATTGATGTACACTTATGTGTTTGCATACTACTTACGAAAGAACAATCAATCCCAAATATTTGAGGAGAATCAAAAAGATCTGGAAACAGCTACTGAAAAGCTCTCTGAATATTTGGAACGTGATATAACATCCGAAAATTTAGCTGATATAAAACAAAAGGTTCAGGATAAATATCG GTACTGCGAAAAACGACGCAAAGTTCTTTTGGATCATGTCCATGAGGGGTATGAAAAGGACTGGTGGGACTATAcagaataa
- the LOC129799444 gene encoding uncharacterized protein LOC129799444 isoform X1: MSMPSTSSVAGGPPDTNRQLFSVKQERHDEAEILELAAKMMESHKAQMTKAVQQQAMQQQMRSVNVINSTGQTNILNYFPRKTSQQGSSLQAAGTSSSIVPTSTSATSSTATASNGASIANGKQPNGDTASSASPDGSGEKKACDEESQKGHFGWHTFNKSIYIPYILRSGEKYCAVRIVESKLLNKYLNYLHHDIYSCTCVRSYYITEAEGRLLNEINHKHSESHYGREMFTVKDLVVRLSDVSKFWTFLDVCYKKLLMGNNVQGQSEKCGFIRINKESVVPYTVRDGQKFVPLFYFEGETENLKLKADNLSGWDLSYLKFCCKVQGIRNELFASDKVAVISLTDIKSYFPPGTQFEDYWPNKVVDTQLLVQKSNTNSSVHWTRQPTAPPPKPSVSTQPKSVPARKQATSVSYGNTAMSPVNMQQRLAGQMGSTNTPVVSNVWSNLTSVPGLNLTPGQQEHVLRMAQAAQQAQTQRGYPTTRSQVQNIMQRQPYNVNFPPAAAAAAAMSAMSGLSSSSNQVPPPLIRGAQQAPTSHHM; this comes from the exons ATGTCCATGCCGTCAACATCGTCTGTAGCAGGAGGTCCGCCAGATACCAACCGACAGCTTTTTAGCGTAAAGCAAGAGAGACACGACGAAGCGGAGATTTTAGAATTGGCTGCCAAAATGATGGAGAGTCACAAGGCACAAATGACAAAAGCGGTCCAACAGCAAGCAATGCAACAGCAAATGCGTTCTGTCAATGTGATCAATAGCACAGGTCAGACGAATATATTGAATTATTTCCCAAGAAAAACCTCACAGCAAGGATCATCATTACAAGCAGCCGGAACAAGTTCATCAATTGTTCCAACTAGTACATCGGCGACATCGTCAACGGCAACTGCATCGAATGGTGCTTCAATTGCAAATGGGAAACAGCCAAATGGTGATACAGCATCGTCTGCAAGTCCTGATGGAAGTGGTGAGAAGAAGGCATGTGATGAGGAGAGTCAGAAAGGTCACTTTGGATGGCATACTTTTAACAAATCCATCTATATACCATATATCCTGAGATCTGGAGAAAAGTACTGCGCTGTGCGTATCGTGGAGAGCAAACTTCTCAACAAGTACTTGAACTATCTGCACCATGATATATACAGCTGCACATGCGTTCGCAGTTATTACATTACTGAGGCTGAGGGTCGACTTCTAAATGAGATCAATCATAAGCATAGCGAATCCCACTATGGACGGGAAATGTTCACCGTAAAAGATTTGGTAGTTCGACTGTCAGATGTAAGCAAATTTTGGACATTCCTTGATGTCTGCTACAAAAAGCTTCTTATGGGAAATAATGTGCAAGGACAGTCAGAGAAATGTGGATTTATCAGGATTAACAAAGAATCCGTAGTTCCTTATACC GTTCGTGATGGACAAAAGTTTGTTCcattgttttattttgaagGTGAGACGGAAAATCTTAAGTTGAAAGCTGACAATTTGTCGGGCTGGGATCTCtcctatttgaaattttgctgtAAAGTTCAAGGCATTCGTAATGAATTATTTGCCAGTGACAAAGTCGCTGTGATCAGTTTAACTGACATCAAAAGTTACTTTCCCCCCGGCACACAGTTTGAGGATTATTGGCCAAATAAGGTGGTGGACACACAATTATTGGTGCAAAAGTCTAATACCAATAGTTCAGTACATTGGACCAGACAACCTACAGCGCCTCCACCAAAACCGTCCGTCAGTACTCAGCCGAAGTCTGTTCCAGCAAGAAAACAAGCAACATCTGTGTCCTATGGAAATACCGCCATGTCACCGGTCAACATGCAACAAAGACTGGCTGGCCAAATGGGAAGCACTAATACTCCAGTTGTATCTAATGTCTGGTCAAATTTGACGAGTGTCCCAGGTCTAAATCTCACACCTGGACAACAGGAACATGTTCTAAGGATGGCGCAAGCAGCTCAA CAAGCACAAACGCAAAGGGGATATCCAACTACAAGATCTCAGGTTCAAAATATTATGCAGCGGCAACCCTACAATGTGAACTTTCCACCAGCAGCAGCTGCAGCAGCAGCCATGTCAGCAATGAGTGGACTTTCATCCAGCTCAAATCAGGTGCCCCCACCTCTGATTAGAGGTGCGCAGCAAGCACCAACTAGTCATCATATGTAA